In the Calonectris borealis chromosome 11, bCalBor7.hap1.2, whole genome shotgun sequence genome, one interval contains:
- the HAPLN3 gene encoding hyaluronan and proteoglycan link protein 3 — protein MLLLPLLLEATLLRLASGSHHPFYNGFYYNHIMNDKGKGQDKVVYFNGAKLVVETPKDPVYSSNGANVTLPCHYHYEPDLEAKRKIRIKWSKLRDDYTKEQDVLVAIGKTYMAFGDFRGRAHLHQAGRREASLVVSDVRLQDDGKYRCEVIDGLEDESDVVDLQLQGMVFPYQPPRGQYRLNFHEAERACQEQGAVLATFNQLFQAWSEGLDWCNAGWLADGTVQYPIRLPRKPCGGLHLAPGIRSYGPRHRHLHRFDAFCFCSTLRGEVFYLDRPAGMTLEEAKQSCQDAEAEIARVGQLYSAWKFLGLDRCDAGWLADGSVRYPITKPRANCGPAEPGVRSFGFPSKGRFGVFCYKER, from the exons atgctgctgctcccgctgctcctgGAGGCCACCCTGCTGCGGCTGGCCAGCGGCTCCCACCACCCCTTCTACAACGGCTTCTACTACAACCACATCATGAATGACAAGGGAAAGGGGCAGGATAAAG tggtTTACTTCAATGGGGCCAAGCTGGTGGTGGAGACCCCCAAAGACCCCGTCTACAGCTCCAACGGTGCCAATGTCACCCTGCCTTGCCACTACCATTATGAGCCTGACCTGGAGGCCAAGCGCAAGATCCGCATCAAGTGGTCCAAGCTGCGGGACGACTACACCAAGGAGCAGGACGTGCTGGTGGCCATCGGCAAGACCTACATGGCCTTCGGGGACTTCCGGGGCCGCGCTCACCTCCACCAGGCTGGCCGGCGAGAGGCCTCGCTGGTTGTCAGCGACGTGCGCTTGCAGGATGATGGCAAATACCGCTGTGAGGTCATCGATGGGCTGGAGGACGAGAGCGACGTGGTGGACCTCCAGCTGCAAG GCATGGTGTTCCCCTACCAGCCTCCCCGTGGGCAGTACAGGCTCAACTTCCACGAAGCCGAGCGAGCGTGCCAGGAGCAAGGCGCCGTCCTCGCCACCTTCAACCAGCTCTTCCAGGCCTGGAGCGAGGGGCTGGACTGGTGCAACGCGGGCTGGCTGGCCGACGGCACCGTGCAGTACCCCATCCGCCTGCCCCGCAAGCCTTGCGGCGGGCTGCACCTCGCCCCGGGCATCCGCAGCTACGGCCCGCGCCACCGGCACCTCCACCGCTTTGAtgccttctgcttctgctccacGCTCAGAG GAGAGGTTTTCTACCTGGACCGCCCGGCCGGGATGACGCTGGAGGAGGCCAAGCAGAGCTGCCAGGATGCGGAGGCTGAGATCGCCCGGGTGGGGCAGCTCTACTCCGCCTGGAAGTTCCTGGGGCTGGACCGCTGCGATGCCGGCTGGCTGGCGGACGGCAGCGTCCGCTACCCCATCACTAAGCCCCGGGCCAACTGTGGTCCTGCAGAGCCTGGTGTCCGCAGCTTCGGCTTTCCCAGcaagggcaggtttggggtcttCTGCTACAAGGAGAGATAA
- the MFGE8 gene encoding lactadherin isoform X2, whose translation MEAARPWRALLSLGLGLSLLLAVAGDFCDVNHCQNGGTCLTGINETPFFCICPEGYVGIDCNETEKGPCHPNPCHNNGECQLVPNRGDVFTDYICKCPAGYDGVHCQNNKNECYSQPCKNGGTCLDLDGEYTCKCPSPFLGKTCHVRCAVLLGMEGGAISDAQLSASSVHYGFLGLQRWGPELARLNNHGIVNAWTSSNYDKSPWIQANLLRKMRLSGIITQGARRVGQPEYVRAYKVAYSLDGRGFTFCKDEKQDADKVFQGNTDYGTMQTNMFNPPITAQFIRIYPVMCRRACTLRFELIGCEMNGCSEPLGMKSRLISNEQITASSVFKTWGIDAFTWHPHYARLDKTGKTNAWTALHNGQSEWLQIDLRDQKKVTGIITQGARDFGHIQYVAAYKVAYSDNGTSWTLYRDGQTNSTKIFHGNSDNYSHKKNVFDVPFYARFVRILPVAWHNRITLRVELLGCDE comes from the exons ATGGAGGCGGCGAGGCCATGGCGAGCGCtgctctccctggggctggggctctcgctgctgctggccgtggcCG GTGACTTCTGCGACGTAAACCACTGTCAGAATGGGGGCACCTGCCTGACCGGGATTAATGAGACCCCCTTCTTCTGCATCTGCCCTGAGGGCTATGTTGGGATTGACTGCAATGAGACGGAGAAAG gcccCTGCCACCCCAATCCTTGCCACAACAACGGCGAGTGCCAGCTGGTCCCGAACCGGGGGGACGTCTTCACTGACTACATCTGCAAGTGCCCCGCGGGGTACGATGGGGTGCACTGCCAGAACA ACAAGAATGAGTGCTACTCCCAGCCTTGCAAAAATGGAGGTACCTGCCTGGACCTGGATGGTGAATACACCTGCAAGTGTCCTTCTCCATTCTTGGGGAAGACCTGCCACGTCC GCTGTGCCGTTCTCCTGGGCATGGAAGGAGGAGCCATCTCTGATGCCCAGCTCTCGGCATCCTCTGTCCACTACGGCTTCCTCGGCCTCCAGCGCTGGGGGCCAGAGCTCGCCCGCCTCAACAACCATGGCATCGTCAACGCCTGGACCTCCAGCAACTATGACAAGAGTCCCTGGATCCAG gCCAACCTGCTGCGGAAGATGCGGCTGAGCGGCATCATCACGCAAGGCGCTCGCCGCGTGGGCCAGCCGGAGTACGTCCGCGCCTACAAAGTCGCCTACAGCCTGGACGGGCGGGGGTTCACCTTCTGCAAGGATGAGAAGCAGGATGCAGACAAG GTTTTCCAGGGGAACACGGACTACGGCACCATGCAGACCAACATGTTCAACCCTCCCATCACCGCCCAGTTCATCCGCATCTACCCTGTGATGTGCCGCCGTGCCTGCACGCTGCGCTTTGAACTCATCGGCTGCGAGATGAACG GTTGCTCGGAGCCTCTGGGCATGAAATCCCGCCTGATCTCCAACGAGCAGATCACAGCCTCCAGCGTCTTCAAGACCTGGGGCATCGACGCCTTTACCTGGCATCCCCATTACGCTCGCCTGGACAAGACGGGCAAAACCAATGCCTGGACAGCACTCCACAACGGCCAGTCCGAGTGGCTGCAG ATCGATCTCCGGGACCAGAAGAAGGTGACGGGCATCATCACGCAAGGAGCCCGTGACTTCGGGCACATCCAATACGTAGCAGCCTACAAGGTGGCCTACAGCGACAACGGCACGTCCTGGACCCTCTACCGGGATGGCCAGACAAACAGCACGAAG ATCTTCCACGGTAACAGCGACAACTACTCACACAAGAAGAACGTGTTCGACGTGCCCTTCTACGCCCGCTTCGTCCGCATCCTGCCCGTGGCCTGGCACAACCGCATCACCCTGCGCGTGGAGCTGCTGGGCTGTGACGAGTAG
- the MFGE8 gene encoding lactadherin isoform X1, which produces MEAARPWRALLSLGLGLSLLLAVAGDFCDVNHCQNGGTCLTGINETPFFCICPEGYVGIDCNETEKGPCHPNPCHNNGECQLVPNRGDVFTDYICKCPAGYDGVHCQNNKNECYSQPCKNGGTCLDLDGEYTCKCPSPFLGKTCHVRCAVLLGMEGGAISDAQLSASSVHYGFLGLQRWGPELARLNNHGIVNAWTSSNYDKSPWIQANLLRKMRLSGIITQGARRVGQPEYVRAYKVAYSLDGRGFTFCKDEKQDADKVFQGNTDYGTMQTNMFNPPITAQFIRIYPVMCRRACTLRFELIGCEMNVYFNTAGCSEPLGMKSRLISNEQITASSVFKTWGIDAFTWHPHYARLDKTGKTNAWTALHNGQSEWLQIDLRDQKKVTGIITQGARDFGHIQYVAAYKVAYSDNGTSWTLYRDGQTNSTKIFHGNSDNYSHKKNVFDVPFYARFVRILPVAWHNRITLRVELLGCDE; this is translated from the exons ATGGAGGCGGCGAGGCCATGGCGAGCGCtgctctccctggggctggggctctcgctgctgctggccgtggcCG GTGACTTCTGCGACGTAAACCACTGTCAGAATGGGGGCACCTGCCTGACCGGGATTAATGAGACCCCCTTCTTCTGCATCTGCCCTGAGGGCTATGTTGGGATTGACTGCAATGAGACGGAGAAAG gcccCTGCCACCCCAATCCTTGCCACAACAACGGCGAGTGCCAGCTGGTCCCGAACCGGGGGGACGTCTTCACTGACTACATCTGCAAGTGCCCCGCGGGGTACGATGGGGTGCACTGCCAGAACA ACAAGAATGAGTGCTACTCCCAGCCTTGCAAAAATGGAGGTACCTGCCTGGACCTGGATGGTGAATACACCTGCAAGTGTCCTTCTCCATTCTTGGGGAAGACCTGCCACGTCC GCTGTGCCGTTCTCCTGGGCATGGAAGGAGGAGCCATCTCTGATGCCCAGCTCTCGGCATCCTCTGTCCACTACGGCTTCCTCGGCCTCCAGCGCTGGGGGCCAGAGCTCGCCCGCCTCAACAACCATGGCATCGTCAACGCCTGGACCTCCAGCAACTATGACAAGAGTCCCTGGATCCAG gCCAACCTGCTGCGGAAGATGCGGCTGAGCGGCATCATCACGCAAGGCGCTCGCCGCGTGGGCCAGCCGGAGTACGTCCGCGCCTACAAAGTCGCCTACAGCCTGGACGGGCGGGGGTTCACCTTCTGCAAGGATGAGAAGCAGGATGCAGACAAG GTTTTCCAGGGGAACACGGACTACGGCACCATGCAGACCAACATGTTCAACCCTCCCATCACCGCCCAGTTCATCCGCATCTACCCTGTGATGTGCCGCCGTGCCTGCACGCTGCGCTTTGAACTCATCGGCTGCGAGATGAACG TGTATTTCAACACGGCAGGTTGCTCGGAGCCTCTGGGCATGAAATCCCGCCTGATCTCCAACGAGCAGATCACAGCCTCCAGCGTCTTCAAGACCTGGGGCATCGACGCCTTTACCTGGCATCCCCATTACGCTCGCCTGGACAAGACGGGCAAAACCAATGCCTGGACAGCACTCCACAACGGCCAGTCCGAGTGGCTGCAG ATCGATCTCCGGGACCAGAAGAAGGTGACGGGCATCATCACGCAAGGAGCCCGTGACTTCGGGCACATCCAATACGTAGCAGCCTACAAGGTGGCCTACAGCGACAACGGCACGTCCTGGACCCTCTACCGGGATGGCCAGACAAACAGCACGAAG ATCTTCCACGGTAACAGCGACAACTACTCACACAAGAAGAACGTGTTCGACGTGCCCTTCTACGCCCGCTTCGTCCGCATCCTGCCCGTGGCCTGGCACAACCGCATCACCCTGCGCGTGGAGCTGCTGGGCTGTGACGAGTAG